A window from Solea senegalensis isolate Sse05_10M linkage group LG15, IFAPA_SoseM_1, whole genome shotgun sequence encodes these proteins:
- the cuzd1.2 gene encoding deleted in malignant brain tumors 1 protein isoform X2 has product MWSLLVLCSVLATHRVQETTAWTTPPETTAWTAPPETTPEPEYTATTAPPETTATTAPPETTATTAPPETTGHRSCRYNCGYDLGVCSCRSSCNYYGTCCYDYNNYCLGTTAPPETTATTAPPETTATTAPPETTGHRSCRYNCGYDLGVCSCRSSCNYYGTCCYDYNNYCLGTTTAPTDTTTAPETTMATAPPDTTGHRSCRYNCGYDLGVCSCRSSCNYYGTCCYDYNNYCPGTTTAPPYTTAPPETTQTTEPPETTGHRSCRYNCGYDLGVCSCRSSCNYYGTCCYDYNNYCLGTTTAPTDTTTAPETTMATAPPDTTGHRSCRYNCGYDLGVCSCRSSCNYYGTCCYDYNNYCPGTTTAPAETTTATAPPTTTGHRSCRYNCGYDLGVCSCRSSCRYNGNCCNDYNYYCPATTAPPTTTGHRSCRYNCGYDLGVCSCRSSCRYNGNCCNDYNYYCPATTAPTTTGHRSCRYNCGYDLGVCSCRSSCRYNGNCCNDYNYYCPATTAPPTTTGHRSCRYNCGYDLGVCSCRSSCRYNGNCCYDYNYYCPVTETTTRPTTQTSEYVTCRNNCGREWAVCSCASSCERYGNCCYDYHSHCSISTTTPVNMSCRYNCGWNMGVCSCANSCVQHGTCCPDYYPVCATPSTTPAPACGGSQYSSGYFTSPNHPHYYQDGANCVWYLKTSHDQRIFLSFLFLELENCCSCDYINIYDGPSLNSRYLGKVCEGSTSSFSSSSNTMTVHFRSDQSVVGRGFKAEFKSILPPHSGRVHCSSYDMEIVIERSYLSSVGYDGKTLYLDDPQCKPTVTWSQVVFRYPLESCGNVRKFQNGSAIYTNAVRAYNSIPTGEITRLSHFKLIVDCRMAKDSVSHNMYLAHSINDSTIIGSGRFNSTMHFYTSDGFHTIVTESPHQVSLNQYLFIEVRLDRFDSALILAFDSCVASPNKDDFHTRPYYLIRNGCEADSTVYIHYKHNPQHYARFRVKAFQFLRASDRVYLQCKVLICDRSDQNSRCRHMCMKRRTRRHLGSEQASQTLILGPIQLKEPEKIEDPVQIKV; this is encoded by the exons ATGTGGAGTCTGTTGGTTCTTTGCAGTGTGCTCGCCACGCATAGAGTGCAAG AAACGACTGCGTGGACAACACCTCCAGAAACGACTGCGTGGACAGCACCTCCAGAAACAACTCCAGAACCAGAATACACAG CAACGACTGCACCACCAGAAACAACAG CAACGACTGCACCACCAGAAACAACAG CAACGACTGCACCACCAGAAACAACAG GACACAGGTCCTGTCGTTACAACTGTGGTTATGACCTGGGAGTCTGCTCCTGCCGCAGCTCATGTAACTACTATGGTACCTGTTGCTATGACTACAACA ACTACTGCCTTGGAACGACAGCACCTCCAGAAACCACAG caacGACTGCACCACCAGAAACAACAG CAACGACTGCACCACCAGAAACAACAG GACACAGGTCCTGTCGTTACAACTGTGGTTATGACCTGGGAGTCTGCTCCTGCCGCAGCTCATGTAACTACTATGGTACCTGTTGCTATGACTACAACA ACTACTGCCTtggaacaacaacagcaccaacAGATACAACAA cagctccagaaaCGACTATGGCGACTGCACCACCAGATACAACAG GACACAGGTCCTGTCGTTACAACTGTGGTTATGACCTGGGAGTCTGCTCCTGCCGCAGCTCATGTAACTACTATGGTACCTGTTGCTATGACTACAACA ACTACTGCCCtggaacaacaacagcaccaccATATACAACAG CACCTCCAGAAACAACTCAGACGACTGAACCACCAGAAACAACAG GACACAGGTCCTGTCGTTACAACTGTGGTTATGACCTGGGAGTCTGCTCCTGCCGCAGCTCATGTAACTACTATGGTACCTGTTGCTATGACTACAACA ACTACTGCCTtggaacaacaacagcaccaacAGATACAACAA cagctccagaaaCGACTATGGCGACTGCACCACCAGATACAACAG GACACAGGTCCTGTCGTTACAACTGTGGTTATGACCTGGGAGTCTGCTCCTGCCGCAGCTCGTGTAACTACTATGGTACCTGTTGCTATGACTACAACA ACTACTGCCCtggaacaacaacagcaccagcAGAAACGACTACGGCAACTGCACCACCAACAACCACAG GACACAGGTCCTGTCGTTACAACTGTGGTTATGACCTGGGAGTCTGCTCCTGCCGCAGCTCGTGTAGATACAATGGCAACTGTTGCAATGACTACAACT ATTACTGCCCTGCAACGACTGCACCACCAACAACCACAG GACACAGGTCCTGTCGTTACAACTGTGGTTATGACCTGGGAGTCTGCTCCTGCCGCAGCTCGTGTAGATACAATGGCAACTGTTGCAATGACTACAACT ATTACTGCCCTGCAACGACTGCACCAACAACCACAG GACACAGGTCCTGTCGTTACAACTGTGGTTATGACCTGGGAGTCTGCTCCTGCCGCAGCTCGTGTAGATACAATGGCAACTGTTGCAATGACTACAACT ATTACTGCCCTGCAACGACTGCACCACCAACAACCACAG GACACAGGTCCTGTCGTTACAACTGTGGTTATGACCTGGGAGTCTGCTCCTGCCGCAGCTCGTGTAGATACAATGGCAACTGTTGCTATGACTACAACT ACTACTGCCCCGTAACGGAAACAACAACGAGACCCACAACGCAAACCTCAG AATATGTCACCTGTCGTAACAACTGTGGCAGAGAGTGGGCAGTCTGTTCCTGCGCAAGCTCCTGTGAACGCTACGGCAACTGTTGCTATGACTATCACT CCCACTGCTCAATCTCAACCACAACCCCAG TTAACATGTCCTGTCGTTACAACTGTGGTTGGAACATGGGAGTCTGCTCATGCGCCAACTCTTGTGTACAACATGGCACCTGTTGCCCAGACTACTACC CCGTCTGCGCAACACCATCCACAACACCAG CACCGGCCTGTGGAGGTTCCCAGTACAGTTCTGGATACTTCACCAGCCCAAACCATCCCCACTACTACCAGGATGGCGCCAACTGCGTCTGGTACCTCAAAACTTCACATGACCAAAGAATCTTCCTGTCATTCTTATTCCTGGA ATTGGAGAACTGCTGCTCCTGTGACTACATTAACATCTACGATGGGCCGTCTCTTAATTCACGATACTTGGGCAAAGTGTGCGAGGGCAGCACaagctccttctcctccagctccaacACCATGACGGTACATTTCAGGAGCGATCAGTCGGTGGTTGGCCGTGGATTCAAAGCTGAGTTCAAGAGTATTCTGCCACCACACTCAG GTCGAGTTCACTGTTCCTCATATGACATGGAAATTGTGATTGAGAGAAGCTACCTGAGCTCTGTCGGCTATGATGGCAAAACTCTGTACCTGGACGACCCACAATGCAAACCCACGGTTACCTGGAGCCAGGTGGTCTTCAGATACCCTCTCGAATCTTGTGGCAACGTTCGAAAG TTTCAGAATGGCAGCGCTATCTACACCAACGCTGTCCGTGCCTACAACAGCATACCCACCGGAGAGATCACGCGCCTGTCTCACTTTAAGCTGATTGTGGACTGTCGGATGGCGAAGGACTCAGTGTCCCATAATATGTACCTTGCACACAGTATAAATGACAGCACCATTATCGGATCAGGCAGATTCAACTCCACCATGCATTTCTACACTAGTGATGGCTTCCACACCATT gTCACCGAATCTCCGCATCAAGTGTCGCTTAACCAGTACCTGTTTATCGAAGTCCGACTGGATCGCTTTGACAGTGCGCTGATTCTCGCCTTTGACAGCTGTGTGGCCTCGCCAAATAAAGACGACTTCCACACCAGACCTTA
- the cuzd1.2 gene encoding deleted in malignant brain tumors 1 protein isoform X3, which translates to MWSLLVLCSVLATHRVQETTAWTTPPETTAWTAPPETTPEPEYTATTAPPETTATTAPPETTGHRSCRYNCGYDLGVCSCRSSCNYYGTCCYDYNNYCLGTTAPPETTATTAPPETTATTAPPETTATTAPPDTTGHRSCRYNCGYDLGVCSCRSSCNYYGTCCYDYNNYCLGTTTAPTDTTTAPETTMATAPPDTTGHRSCRYNCGYDLGVCSCRSSCNYYGTCCYDYNNYCPGTTTAPPYTTAPPETTQTTEPPETTGHRSCRYNCGYDLGVCSCRSSCNYYGTCCYDYNNYCLGTTTAPTDTTTAPETTMATAPPDTTGHRSCRYNCGYDLGVCSCRSSCNYYGTCCYDYNNYCPGTTTAPAETTTATAPPTTTGHRSCRYNCGYDLGVCSCRSSCRYNGNCCNDYNYYCPATTAPPTTTGHRSCRYNCGYDLGVCSCRSSCRYNGNCCNDYNYYCPATTAPTTTGHRSCRYNCGYDLGVCSCRSSCRYNGNCCNDYNYYCPATTAPPTTTGHRSCRYNCGYDLGVCSCRSSCRYNGNCCYDYNYYCPVTETTTRPTTQTSEYVTCRNNCGREWAVCSCASSCERYGNCCYDYHSHCSISTTTPVNMSCRYNCGWNMGVCSCANSCVQHGTCCPDYYPVCATPSTTPAPACGGSQYSSGYFTSPNHPHYYQDGANCVWYLKTSHDQRIFLSFLFLELENCCSCDYINIYDGPSLNSRYLGKVCEGSTSSFSSSSNTMTVHFRSDQSVVGRGFKAEFKSILPPHSGRVHCSSYDMEIVIERSYLSSVGYDGKTLYLDDPQCKPTVTWSQVVFRYPLESCGNVRKFQNGSAIYTNAVRAYNSIPTGEITRLSHFKLIVDCRMAKDSVSHNMYLAHSINDSTIIGSGRFNSTMHFYTSDGFHTIVTESPHQVSLNQYLFIEVRLDRFDSALILAFDSCVASPNKDDFHTRPYYLIRNGCEADSTVYIHYKHNPQHYARFRVKAFQFLRASDRVYLQCKVLICDRSDQNSRCRHMCMKRRTRRHLGSEQASQTLILGPIQLKEPEKIEDPVQIKV; encoded by the exons ATGTGGAGTCTGTTGGTTCTTTGCAGTGTGCTCGCCACGCATAGAGTGCAAG AAACGACTGCGTGGACAACACCTCCAGAAACGACTGCGTGGACAGCACCTCCAGAAACAACTCCAGAACCAGAATACACAG CAACGACTGCACCACCAGAAACAACAG CAACGACTGCACCACCAGAAACAACAG GACACAGGTCCTGTCGTTACAACTGTGGTTATGACCTGGGAGTCTGCTCCTGCCGCAGCTCATGTAACTACTATGGTACCTGTTGCTATGACTACAACA ACTACTGCCTTGGAACGACAGCACCTCCAGAAACCACAG caacGACTGCACCACCAGAAACAACAG CAACGACTGCACCACCAGAAACAACAG CAACGACTGCACCACCAGATACAACAG GACACAGGTCCTGTCGTTACAACTGTGGTTATGACCTGGGAGTCTGCTCCTGCCGCAGCTCATGTAACTACTATGGTACCTGTTGCTATGACTACAACA ACTACTGCCTtggaacaacaacagcaccaacAGATACAACAA cagctccagaaaCGACTATGGCGACTGCACCACCAGATACAACAG GACACAGGTCCTGTCGTTACAACTGTGGTTATGACCTGGGAGTCTGCTCCTGCCGCAGCTCATGTAACTACTATGGTACCTGTTGCTATGACTACAACA ACTACTGCCCtggaacaacaacagcaccaccATATACAACAG CACCTCCAGAAACAACTCAGACGACTGAACCACCAGAAACAACAG GACACAGGTCCTGTCGTTACAACTGTGGTTATGACCTGGGAGTCTGCTCCTGCCGCAGCTCATGTAACTACTATGGTACCTGTTGCTATGACTACAACA ACTACTGCCTtggaacaacaacagcaccaacAGATACAACAA cagctccagaaaCGACTATGGCGACTGCACCACCAGATACAACAG GACACAGGTCCTGTCGTTACAACTGTGGTTATGACCTGGGAGTCTGCTCCTGCCGCAGCTCGTGTAACTACTATGGTACCTGTTGCTATGACTACAACA ACTACTGCCCtggaacaacaacagcaccagcAGAAACGACTACGGCAACTGCACCACCAACAACCACAG GACACAGGTCCTGTCGTTACAACTGTGGTTATGACCTGGGAGTCTGCTCCTGCCGCAGCTCGTGTAGATACAATGGCAACTGTTGCAATGACTACAACT ATTACTGCCCTGCAACGACTGCACCACCAACAACCACAG GACACAGGTCCTGTCGTTACAACTGTGGTTATGACCTGGGAGTCTGCTCCTGCCGCAGCTCGTGTAGATACAATGGCAACTGTTGCAATGACTACAACT ATTACTGCCCTGCAACGACTGCACCAACAACCACAG GACACAGGTCCTGTCGTTACAACTGTGGTTATGACCTGGGAGTCTGCTCCTGCCGCAGCTCGTGTAGATACAATGGCAACTGTTGCAATGACTACAACT ATTACTGCCCTGCAACGACTGCACCACCAACAACCACAG GACACAGGTCCTGTCGTTACAACTGTGGTTATGACCTGGGAGTCTGCTCCTGCCGCAGCTCGTGTAGATACAATGGCAACTGTTGCTATGACTACAACT ACTACTGCCCCGTAACGGAAACAACAACGAGACCCACAACGCAAACCTCAG AATATGTCACCTGTCGTAACAACTGTGGCAGAGAGTGGGCAGTCTGTTCCTGCGCAAGCTCCTGTGAACGCTACGGCAACTGTTGCTATGACTATCACT CCCACTGCTCAATCTCAACCACAACCCCAG TTAACATGTCCTGTCGTTACAACTGTGGTTGGAACATGGGAGTCTGCTCATGCGCCAACTCTTGTGTACAACATGGCACCTGTTGCCCAGACTACTACC CCGTCTGCGCAACACCATCCACAACACCAG CACCGGCCTGTGGAGGTTCCCAGTACAGTTCTGGATACTTCACCAGCCCAAACCATCCCCACTACTACCAGGATGGCGCCAACTGCGTCTGGTACCTCAAAACTTCACATGACCAAAGAATCTTCCTGTCATTCTTATTCCTGGA ATTGGAGAACTGCTGCTCCTGTGACTACATTAACATCTACGATGGGCCGTCTCTTAATTCACGATACTTGGGCAAAGTGTGCGAGGGCAGCACaagctccttctcctccagctccaacACCATGACGGTACATTTCAGGAGCGATCAGTCGGTGGTTGGCCGTGGATTCAAAGCTGAGTTCAAGAGTATTCTGCCACCACACTCAG GTCGAGTTCACTGTTCCTCATATGACATGGAAATTGTGATTGAGAGAAGCTACCTGAGCTCTGTCGGCTATGATGGCAAAACTCTGTACCTGGACGACCCACAATGCAAACCCACGGTTACCTGGAGCCAGGTGGTCTTCAGATACCCTCTCGAATCTTGTGGCAACGTTCGAAAG TTTCAGAATGGCAGCGCTATCTACACCAACGCTGTCCGTGCCTACAACAGCATACCCACCGGAGAGATCACGCGCCTGTCTCACTTTAAGCTGATTGTGGACTGTCGGATGGCGAAGGACTCAGTGTCCCATAATATGTACCTTGCACACAGTATAAATGACAGCACCATTATCGGATCAGGCAGATTCAACTCCACCATGCATTTCTACACTAGTGATGGCTTCCACACCATT gTCACCGAATCTCCGCATCAAGTGTCGCTTAACCAGTACCTGTTTATCGAAGTCCGACTGGATCGCTTTGACAGTGCGCTGATTCTCGCCTTTGACAGCTGTGTGGCCTCGCCAAATAAAGACGACTTCCACACCAGACCTTA
- the cuzd1.2 gene encoding deleted in malignant brain tumors 1 protein isoform X7, whose protein sequence is MWSLLVLCSVLATHRVQETTAWTTPPETTAWTAPPETTPEPEYTATTAPPETTATTAPPETTATTAPPETTGHRSCRYNCGYDLGVCSCRSSCNYYGTCCYDYNNYCLGTTAPPETTATTAPPETTGHRSCRYNCGYDLGVCSCRSSCNYYGTCCYDYNNYCLGTTTAPTDTTTAPETTMATAPPDTTGHRSCRYNCGYDLGVCSCRSSCNYYGTCCYDYNNYCPGTTTAPPYTTAPPETTQTTEPPETTGHRSCRYNCGYDLGVCSCRSSCNYYGTCCYDYNNYCLGTTTAPTDTTTAPETTMATAPPDTTGHRSCRYNCGYDLGVCSCRSSCNYYGTCCYDYNNYCPGTTTAPAETTTATAPPTTTGHRSCRYNCGYDLGVCSCRSSCRYNGNCCNDYNYYCPATTAPPTTTGHRSCRYNCGYDLGVCSCRSSCRYNGNCCNDYNYYCPATTAPTTTGHRSCRYNCGYDLGVCSCRSSCRYNGNCCNDYNYYCPATTAPPTTTGHRSCRYNCGYDLGVCSCRSSCRYNGNCCYDYNYYCPVTETTTRPTTQTSEYVTCRNNCGREWAVCSCASSCERYGNCCYDYHSHCSISTTTPVNMSCRYNCGWNMGVCSCANSCVQHGTCCPDYYPVCATPSTTPAPACGGSQYSSGYFTSPNHPHYYQDGANCVWYLKTSHDQRIFLSFLFLELENCCSCDYINIYDGPSLNSRYLGKVCEGSTSSFSSSSNTMTVHFRSDQSVVGRGFKAEFKSILPPHSGRVHCSSYDMEIVIERSYLSSVGYDGKTLYLDDPQCKPTVTWSQVVFRYPLESCGNVRKFQNGSAIYTNAVRAYNSIPTGEITRLSHFKLIVDCRMAKDSVSHNMYLAHSINDSTIIGSGRFNSTMHFYTSDGFHTIVTESPHQVSLNQYLFIEVRLDRFDSALILAFDSCVASPNKDDFHTRPYYLIRNGCEADSTVYIHYKHNPQHYARFRVKAFQFLRASDRVYLQCKVLICDRSDQNSRCRHMCMKRRTRRHLGSEQASQTLILGPIQLKEPEKIEDPVQIKV, encoded by the exons ATGTGGAGTCTGTTGGTTCTTTGCAGTGTGCTCGCCACGCATAGAGTGCAAG AAACGACTGCGTGGACAACACCTCCAGAAACGACTGCGTGGACAGCACCTCCAGAAACAACTCCAGAACCAGAATACACAG CAACGACTGCACCACCAGAAACAACAG CAACGACTGCACCACCAGAAACAACAG CAACGACTGCACCACCAGAAACAACAG GACACAGGTCCTGTCGTTACAACTGTGGTTATGACCTGGGAGTCTGCTCCTGCCGCAGCTCATGTAACTACTATGGTACCTGTTGCTATGACTACAACA ACTACTGCCTTGGAACGACAGCACCTCCAGAAACCACAG caacGACTGCACCACCAGAAACAACAG GACACAGGTCCTGTCGTTACAACTGTGGTTATGACCTGGGAGTCTGCTCCTGCCGCAGCTCATGTAACTACTATGGTACCTGTTGCTATGACTACAACA ACTACTGCCTtggaacaacaacagcaccaacAGATACAACAA cagctccagaaaCGACTATGGCGACTGCACCACCAGATACAACAG GACACAGGTCCTGTCGTTACAACTGTGGTTATGACCTGGGAGTCTGCTCCTGCCGCAGCTCATGTAACTACTATGGTACCTGTTGCTATGACTACAACA ACTACTGCCCtggaacaacaacagcaccaccATATACAACAG CACCTCCAGAAACAACTCAGACGACTGAACCACCAGAAACAACAG GACACAGGTCCTGTCGTTACAACTGTGGTTATGACCTGGGAGTCTGCTCCTGCCGCAGCTCATGTAACTACTATGGTACCTGTTGCTATGACTACAACA ACTACTGCCTtggaacaacaacagcaccaacAGATACAACAA cagctccagaaaCGACTATGGCGACTGCACCACCAGATACAACAG GACACAGGTCCTGTCGTTACAACTGTGGTTATGACCTGGGAGTCTGCTCCTGCCGCAGCTCGTGTAACTACTATGGTACCTGTTGCTATGACTACAACA ACTACTGCCCtggaacaacaacagcaccagcAGAAACGACTACGGCAACTGCACCACCAACAACCACAG GACACAGGTCCTGTCGTTACAACTGTGGTTATGACCTGGGAGTCTGCTCCTGCCGCAGCTCGTGTAGATACAATGGCAACTGTTGCAATGACTACAACT ATTACTGCCCTGCAACGACTGCACCACCAACAACCACAG GACACAGGTCCTGTCGTTACAACTGTGGTTATGACCTGGGAGTCTGCTCCTGCCGCAGCTCGTGTAGATACAATGGCAACTGTTGCAATGACTACAACT ATTACTGCCCTGCAACGACTGCACCAACAACCACAG GACACAGGTCCTGTCGTTACAACTGTGGTTATGACCTGGGAGTCTGCTCCTGCCGCAGCTCGTGTAGATACAATGGCAACTGTTGCAATGACTACAACT ATTACTGCCCTGCAACGACTGCACCACCAACAACCACAG GACACAGGTCCTGTCGTTACAACTGTGGTTATGACCTGGGAGTCTGCTCCTGCCGCAGCTCGTGTAGATACAATGGCAACTGTTGCTATGACTACAACT ACTACTGCCCCGTAACGGAAACAACAACGAGACCCACAACGCAAACCTCAG AATATGTCACCTGTCGTAACAACTGTGGCAGAGAGTGGGCAGTCTGTTCCTGCGCAAGCTCCTGTGAACGCTACGGCAACTGTTGCTATGACTATCACT CCCACTGCTCAATCTCAACCACAACCCCAG TTAACATGTCCTGTCGTTACAACTGTGGTTGGAACATGGGAGTCTGCTCATGCGCCAACTCTTGTGTACAACATGGCACCTGTTGCCCAGACTACTACC CCGTCTGCGCAACACCATCCACAACACCAG CACCGGCCTGTGGAGGTTCCCAGTACAGTTCTGGATACTTCACCAGCCCAAACCATCCCCACTACTACCAGGATGGCGCCAACTGCGTCTGGTACCTCAAAACTTCACATGACCAAAGAATCTTCCTGTCATTCTTATTCCTGGA ATTGGAGAACTGCTGCTCCTGTGACTACATTAACATCTACGATGGGCCGTCTCTTAATTCACGATACTTGGGCAAAGTGTGCGAGGGCAGCACaagctccttctcctccagctccaacACCATGACGGTACATTTCAGGAGCGATCAGTCGGTGGTTGGCCGTGGATTCAAAGCTGAGTTCAAGAGTATTCTGCCACCACACTCAG GTCGAGTTCACTGTTCCTCATATGACATGGAAATTGTGATTGAGAGAAGCTACCTGAGCTCTGTCGGCTATGATGGCAAAACTCTGTACCTGGACGACCCACAATGCAAACCCACGGTTACCTGGAGCCAGGTGGTCTTCAGATACCCTCTCGAATCTTGTGGCAACGTTCGAAAG TTTCAGAATGGCAGCGCTATCTACACCAACGCTGTCCGTGCCTACAACAGCATACCCACCGGAGAGATCACGCGCCTGTCTCACTTTAAGCTGATTGTGGACTGTCGGATGGCGAAGGACTCAGTGTCCCATAATATGTACCTTGCACACAGTATAAATGACAGCACCATTATCGGATCAGGCAGATTCAACTCCACCATGCATTTCTACACTAGTGATGGCTTCCACACCATT gTCACCGAATCTCCGCATCAAGTGTCGCTTAACCAGTACCTGTTTATCGAAGTCCGACTGGATCGCTTTGACAGTGCGCTGATTCTCGCCTTTGACAGCTGTGTGGCCTCGCCAAATAAAGACGACTTCCACACCAGACCTTA